A single Halopelagius longus DNA region contains:
- a CDS encoding PIN domain-containing protein — protein MSRLIADASALVSLGIVTGDDPDPLALCLSRYEVVVPTAVIDELREIASYDDVHGHAASAVLNQAESFTTQSVDLDAEFPLDDGENAAVTLANDLDAALFLCDEFNQLGLIHASLADTRLVTTPTLLSVLVRTEYLSAADARLLLDEISDARSWGANSYVQRARSLLEEP, from the coding sequence ATGTCGCGGCTTATCGCAGACGCCTCCGCCCTCGTGAGTCTCGGGATCGTTACTGGCGACGATCCCGATCCACTCGCACTCTGTCTCTCCCGGTACGAGGTCGTCGTTCCAACGGCGGTCATCGATGAACTCCGAGAGATTGCCTCCTACGATGACGTCCATGGGCACGCTGCGTCCGCCGTACTCAACCAAGCAGAGTCATTCACGACACAGTCTGTCGACCTCGATGCCGAGTTTCCGCTCGATGACGGTGAAAACGCAGCCGTCACACTCGCGAACGATCTCGATGCTGCGCTCTTCCTCTGTGACGAGTTCAATCAACTTGGCTTGATCCATGCCTCACTCGCTGATACCCGGCTCGTCACGACGCCGACGCTCCTCTCAGTACTCGTTCGAACTGAATACCTATCTGCTGCTGATGCGCGGCTGCTCCTCGATGAGATTAGCGACGCTCGTAGCTGGGGCGCGAACAGTTACGTGCAGCGGGCTCGCTCGTTGCTCGAAGAGCCCTAA
- a CDS encoding transcription initiation factor IIB yields the protein MATRDIYESGFDEERSNSTTSACPECGGHVRTNCAETVCEDCGLIIDELQIDRGPDWRSVFDDDDETQRRTGAPLTPARHDRGLSTEIGYERDARGNTLSGEKRGQIARLRREQSRGRFQSKAERNLAHGLTEVRRIASALGLSETARDRACALFRSAQDEDLLYGRSIEAMAAASVYGACRCTGLSRTLDEVITVARVSKRRVSNAYKALNSELGLPTAPLTPQSFVSRLASDLEVTDHVRHRAFELAERAEAETIANGRQPSGVAAACLYLAAQERDCALTQASIAKAAGTTPVTLRSRRDELQRELSQ from the coding sequence ATGGCAACGAGAGATATCTACGAGAGTGGCTTCGACGAGGAACGATCGAACAGTACCACCAGCGCATGTCCAGAATGCGGTGGACACGTCAGAACGAACTGTGCTGAAACAGTGTGTGAGGACTGCGGTCTCATCATCGACGAGTTGCAGATCGACCGTGGACCTGACTGGCGATCGGTTTTCGATGACGATGATGAGACTCAGCGGAGAACGGGTGCTCCACTCACACCAGCGCGTCACGATCGCGGCCTTTCCACAGAAATCGGGTACGAACGGGACGCTCGCGGTAACACACTCTCCGGAGAGAAGCGAGGACAGATCGCCCGCCTTCGACGTGAACAGTCTCGGGGTCGGTTTCAATCGAAAGCCGAACGGAATCTCGCACACGGGCTAACCGAAGTCCGCCGAATCGCGAGTGCACTCGGACTGTCCGAGACAGCCCGTGACCGGGCGTGTGCACTCTTTCGGAGTGCCCAGGACGAAGACCTCTTGTACGGACGATCAATCGAAGCGATGGCCGCTGCAAGCGTCTATGGTGCCTGTCGTTGTACCGGGCTCTCACGGACGCTCGATGAAGTCATCACCGTGGCAAGAGTCTCGAAACGGAGAGTGTCGAACGCGTACAAGGCACTGAATAGTGAACTGGGGCTTCCGACGGCACCGCTAACGCCGCAATCGTTTGTTTCTCGACTCGCATCTGATCTTGAGGTCACAGATCACGTCCGCCACCGAGCATTCGAACTCGCAGAACGGGCAGAGGCTGAGACCATCGCGAATGGACGACAACCGTCAGGCGTCGCAGCAGCTTGTCTCTATCTGGCTGCGCAAGAACGAGATTGTGCGCTCACTCAGGCATCGATCGCTAAGGCGGCGGGGACAACTCCTGTGACGCTCCGTTCACGACGAGACGAGCTGCAAAGGGAACTCTCTCAGTAA
- a CDS encoding SWIM zinc finger family protein: protein MSKPSLAGLNPSKRILKRAQYEAFEFSLIESDILVRNESHADPANHEYRVTIEERVPISCECPADETYSGPCKHRVAVAIRQPIIDAAQRVQMATDGGVSNTNQTPTEDSEEATPPNCDCDELPDDFPCWECVESGRRDIPELD, encoded by the coding sequence ATGTCTAAACCTTCACTTGCAGGACTGAACCCCTCGAAGCGTATCCTCAAACGAGCGCAGTACGAGGCGTTCGAGTTTTCGTTAATCGAGAGCGATATCTTGGTGCGTAACGAGAGCCACGCTGACCCAGCGAACCACGAGTACAGAGTGACCATCGAAGAGAGAGTGCCGATCTCGTGTGAATGCCCTGCCGACGAAACGTATTCCGGCCCGTGTAAGCACCGTGTCGCAGTCGCGATTCGACAACCGATCATCGATGCCGCTCAGCGAGTGCAGATGGCCACCGATGGAGGTGTCTCCAACACGAACCAGACGCCAACCGAGGACAGTGAGGAGGCAACGCCGCCGAACTGTGACTGCGACGAACTCCCTGACGACTTCCCGTGTTGGGAGTGCGTCGAGAGTGGACGTCGAGACATTCCCGAATTAGACTGA
- a CDS encoding PadR family transcriptional regulator, with protein sequence MYDLTGFQRDLLLVVAGLDEPHGLAVKEEMEEYYEKEVHHGRLYPNLDTLVEKGLIKKGERDQRTNYYTLTARGDREIADRQQWEATYLSD encoded by the coding sequence ATGTACGATCTCACTGGGTTCCAACGCGATCTGCTCCTCGTTGTCGCAGGTCTTGACGAACCACATGGCCTCGCGGTGAAAGAGGAGATGGAGGAGTATTATGAGAAGGAGGTCCATCACGGGCGTCTGTATCCAAATCTCGATACGCTTGTAGAGAAAGGGCTAATCAAGAAGGGGGAACGAGATCAGCGAACGAACTACTATACACTGACTGCAAGAGGAGACCGCGAAATTGCTGATCGTCAACAGTGGGAAGCAACGTACCTCAGTGACTAA
- a CDS encoding phage NrS-1 polymerase family protein gives MTDQFTLDESVLPTALIEYDQWICWREQERDGKPTKVPITPRSGEFASSTDEQTWTSFGDALEYAETGDADGIGFVFTADDPFVGVDLDDCRDPDTGVIDEAAEDIIDRLDSYTERSPSGTGYHVLVEGELPDGRNRKGTIEMYDSARFFTVTGDHVVETPMTVARRQDALTAVHREYVQDEATDGDSSLPSETAGEPSADIDLDDQKLLEKATNATNGEKFERLWNGNTGGYDSQSEADMALCCLLAFWTGGDRTRMDRLFRQSGLFRAKWDEVHYADGSTYGEKTIGRAIATTSGFYDPDAGDTTPSHTSSGDITSNAGGDESDRTHAYLVEKNRLLTERVDELEARLERKNERIDTLEAELEKLTDERAARDRATEQTEDAHTEAANESDSEETTPSLWDRLVGRRSE, from the coding sequence ATGACGGATCAGTTCACGCTTGACGAGTCGGTCCTCCCGACGGCACTCATCGAATACGACCAGTGGATCTGCTGGCGCGAACAGGAGCGCGACGGGAAGCCGACGAAGGTACCGATCACTCCGAGGAGTGGGGAATTCGCCTCGTCGACGGACGAGCAGACGTGGACTTCCTTCGGCGACGCGCTCGAGTACGCCGAGACAGGAGACGCCGACGGGATTGGCTTCGTCTTCACCGCAGACGATCCGTTCGTCGGCGTCGACCTGGACGACTGTCGTGACCCGGATACTGGCGTCATCGATGAAGCCGCAGAGGATATCATCGACCGACTCGATTCTTACACCGAACGCTCACCGTCAGGAACCGGGTATCACGTTCTCGTCGAGGGGGAACTCCCTGATGGGCGAAACCGAAAGGGGACAATCGAGATGTACGACTCGGCGCGATTCTTCACGGTTACGGGCGACCACGTCGTCGAGACGCCAATGACGGTCGCGAGGCGACAGGACGCGCTCACAGCGGTCCACCGTGAGTACGTCCAGGACGAGGCGACTGATGGGGACAGCAGTCTTCCCAGCGAGACTGCTGGAGAGCCCAGCGCGGATATCGATCTCGACGATCAGAAACTCCTCGAGAAAGCAACAAACGCGACGAACGGGGAAAAATTCGAACGACTCTGGAACGGCAACACGGGCGGCTACGACAGCCAGTCCGAAGCCGACATGGCACTCTGTTGTCTACTAGCGTTTTGGACTGGTGGCGACCGAACACGGATGGATCGGCTCTTCCGCCAGTCGGGGCTGTTCCGGGCAAAATGGGACGAGGTCCACTACGCCGATGGGTCAACGTACGGAGAGAAGACCATCGGGCGAGCGATTGCGACCACCTCAGGGTTCTACGACCCAGATGCTGGCGACACCACCCCATCACACACCAGCTCAGGGGACATCACTTCCAATGCTGGCGGCGACGAATCGGACCGCACCCACGCGTATCTGGTCGAGAAGAACCGGCTGTTAACCGAGCGTGTCGACGAACTCGAGGCACGACTCGAACGGAAAAACGAACGAATCGACACCCTCGAAGCAGAGCTCGAAAAGCTCACAGACGAACGTGCCGCCCGCGACCGAGCAACCGAACAGACCGAGGATGCACATACTGAGGCTGCAAACGAAAGCGACTCTGAGGAAACGACACCATCGCTCTGGGACCGGTTAGTCGGCCGCCGCTCCGAGTAA
- a CDS encoding type IV secretory system conjugative DNA transfer family protein: protein MREYLRVTPTSESLSVTEIPQILASLHKLTTTASPSLAQKLNPLHSTRPLHFEFLALSEGVDEPVKFYYGADEHLDTLAKRLQSIYPSTFDIERVEVDLASKLIQPVEYTQEEFVDRLHEDGIYYEFGPDEQREPPAGPAGERNTGEPAADETESVADGGTAPASNEQYLIEHDDGAIAVAPPNTLSADQPLTALTKPTATSNGTVLARPALDTVSPVGVHWYGNATRKEDWMTMLTPFAEDATDSLTTPDQPGDSLASLVDHLIEAEHPIAFQVVFRRKPDWTSDAEVRKENLIDGRDTLFQEWVGSLLEAEAQPRDRSERQLSEPVKKRVERITAKTPKRTFTANIRALAVPVDDDAAEDLDDRMDALRPVFDPLDGPFYGIEGQRLRNKGFRQATKEKHARKALTRLVNRDLDTGSGKKRPELVLNGNELAHFIIAPSSEQLTVEGTRGTRAEQQSRNPLPRPHQDLMRQFRDGMAVGYALDENGVPEETPTHIPADLLPTHYGRFGTTGSGKSKALINDVLSLYENTEGPVILIDPKGDGMSENYMRVHARRFGTTDLEANVVHFPMPDVLPGFSFFNLEPAMENGRRREDAVQRKADHYEEILKLVMGTDRYERATVAPTLIKMLIKALFDEEYGRENGMYRESTDYFAHRQLEHIVDQLWEAGPPNETLGEAPQSSDEEVVRTIRRQLQLDPNTFANVMGGVGNRLAYISQDTHLRRVFNNTENQFDFRDVLDENTVILFDLGDLRDEAARIMTGVILTNLDDALKERKHDLKQYPDDYVANLLVDEAASIVVSDIMNDLLEKGRSFRLSVGLSMQFPEQMEAEGGRKVYLNTLNNIGSSLVGKINVDRELAQAMAHEEMDPVDFANRIRSLPRGEWIASLPSPTFGETGPYPFSLEPLPIPPGHPESESPLDDWEEDRFENSLSTIHERVSDEFGVPETGGASSEQTPEAIQEILGTPNQDLDQALAKTIRIIQLREGVRDENGWVAVEDVDAELRACFEGVDSDPPDYDVLADIRERSRLLDVELDTATDELLVRLTDVGETAAAPDTGDTRASGSEAHDAALLEIEAALTALGCRVTILTQDGNERPDAKATHPDLDETFAIEAETTTPENPVKVLTNLRKAQDAGHVPLFVVRPGETETYWAERVERILSPPVQQLASGETRFYTHDEHLTFNGGATEQGGVTAVRPTVGETDSSRTVWAREEDDLVLRGGDGTEYTHFSTLADASKDRVPAIYSYDHAADEYVVYEHGEQHVYDTKAAFEADWVRIKKPFVPDAELPTPEYSPESYAIVILPEEGEPVVYSDGETHPLETLFETVTSSRDVGFADQQSETAQQTKAPQIEDIADDPDAVVERFADLHLIEDAESTVAAGEVYERYEQWAERNDIEPDTKSWFARRLSNHVTFERTTQRENGDPIRYYEGLALDHPGSVDQ, encoded by the coding sequence ATGCGTGAGTACCTTCGCGTCACACCGACCTCCGAGTCCCTTTCCGTGACGGAGATCCCGCAGATTCTCGCCAGCCTCCACAAACTGACAACGACGGCCTCACCGAGTCTCGCGCAGAAATTGAATCCGCTACACAGTACGCGTCCGCTCCACTTCGAGTTTCTCGCATTAAGCGAGGGGGTAGATGAACCGGTTAAATTCTACTACGGGGCTGACGAGCATCTCGATACACTCGCGAAGCGACTACAATCCATCTACCCGTCCACATTCGATATTGAGCGCGTCGAAGTAGATCTAGCGTCGAAACTGATCCAACCTGTCGAATACACGCAGGAGGAATTTGTCGATCGCCTCCATGAGGACGGCATCTACTACGAGTTCGGCCCTGATGAACAGCGAGAGCCACCTGCAGGACCAGCAGGTGAACGAAATACGGGCGAACCAGCGGCTGACGAGACAGAATCAGTCGCGGATGGTGGCACAGCACCAGCGTCGAACGAGCAGTACCTCATTGAGCATGATGATGGTGCTATCGCAGTCGCACCTCCGAACACGCTCTCAGCCGATCAACCGCTGACAGCGCTCACGAAGCCCACCGCGACGAGCAACGGAACGGTACTCGCCCGACCAGCCTTGGACACGGTCTCGCCGGTCGGTGTCCACTGGTACGGGAACGCCACCAGGAAGGAGGACTGGATGACGATGCTGACGCCCTTTGCGGAGGATGCGACTGATTCGCTGACGACACCAGACCAGCCAGGGGATTCTCTCGCCTCACTCGTCGACCATCTGATCGAAGCCGAGCACCCGATTGCCTTCCAGGTCGTCTTCCGACGGAAGCCCGACTGGACGTCCGATGCGGAGGTCCGTAAAGAGAACCTGATCGATGGGCGAGATACACTCTTTCAGGAGTGGGTTGGGTCACTTTTGGAGGCTGAGGCACAGCCACGTGATCGAAGCGAACGCCAGCTGAGCGAGCCAGTCAAGAAACGAGTCGAACGGATCACCGCTAAGACCCCGAAGCGGACGTTCACCGCAAATATCCGGGCGCTCGCTGTTCCAGTCGACGATGATGCTGCCGAAGATCTCGACGACCGAATGGACGCTCTCCGCCCGGTATTCGATCCGCTCGACGGTCCATTTTATGGAATCGAAGGGCAGCGACTCCGGAACAAGGGCTTCCGACAGGCGACGAAAGAGAAGCACGCACGAAAGGCACTAACCCGACTGGTGAACCGGGACCTCGACACTGGCAGCGGAAAGAAGCGGCCTGAGTTGGTTCTGAACGGAAACGAGCTCGCTCATTTCATTATCGCACCGTCCTCGGAGCAATTGACTGTTGAGGGGACGAGAGGAACGCGGGCCGAACAGCAAAGCCGGAATCCACTCCCCCGCCCGCACCAAGACCTCATGCGCCAGTTCCGTGACGGGATGGCCGTCGGATACGCACTCGATGAGAACGGTGTGCCCGAAGAGACGCCGACCCACATTCCAGCGGACCTACTCCCGACCCACTACGGCCGCTTTGGAACCACTGGGTCGGGGAAATCGAAGGCACTCATCAATGACGTGCTCTCGCTCTACGAGAACACTGAGGGCCCGGTCATCCTGATTGATCCGAAGGGCGACGGCATGAGCGAGAACTACATGCGGGTACATGCGCGTCGATTCGGCACGACTGACCTTGAGGCGAACGTCGTTCATTTCCCGATGCCGGATGTCCTCCCCGGCTTCTCGTTCTTCAATCTTGAACCTGCGATGGAAAACGGACGGCGCCGTGAGGATGCAGTCCAGCGGAAGGCCGATCACTACGAGGAGATTCTCAAACTTGTCATGGGAACGGATCGCTACGAACGCGCCACCGTTGCTCCGACGCTCATCAAGATGCTCATCAAGGCACTGTTCGATGAGGAATACGGCCGCGAGAATGGTATGTATCGGGAGTCGACTGACTACTTCGCCCACCGACAGCTAGAACACATTGTCGACCAACTCTGGGAAGCCGGGCCGCCGAATGAGACTCTCGGCGAAGCACCTCAGTCGAGTGACGAGGAAGTCGTGCGGACGATTCGGCGGCAGCTCCAACTCGATCCGAATACGTTCGCGAACGTGATGGGCGGTGTCGGGAATCGGCTCGCCTACATCTCACAGGACACCCACCTACGGCGGGTGTTCAACAATACCGAGAACCAGTTCGACTTCCGCGACGTCCTTGACGAGAACACAGTCATCCTCTTCGATCTCGGCGATCTTCGGGATGAGGCCGCCCGCATTATGACGGGCGTGATTCTGACCAATCTCGATGATGCACTCAAGGAGCGCAAACACGACCTCAAACAGTACCCGGACGACTACGTCGCGAACCTGCTCGTCGATGAGGCTGCGTCGATCGTTGTCTCCGACATTATGAACGACCTCCTCGAAAAGGGGCGTAGCTTCCGGCTTTCAGTCGGGCTGTCGATGCAGTTCCCCGAGCAGATGGAGGCCGAAGGCGGTCGGAAGGTGTACCTGAACACCTTGAACAATATCGGGAGCTCCCTCGTCGGGAAGATCAACGTTGACCGAGAGCTCGCCCAGGCGATGGCCCATGAGGAGATGGATCCGGTCGACTTCGCCAATCGGATTCGGTCGTTGCCTCGGGGTGAATGGATTGCGAGTCTGCCGAGCCCGACGTTCGGTGAAACGGGGCCGTATCCGTTTAGTCTGGAACCGCTACCGATTCCACCAGGCCACCCCGAGAGCGAGTCTCCGCTTGATGATTGGGAAGAGGACCGCTTCGAGAACTCATTATCGACCATTCACGAGCGAGTAAGCGACGAGTTCGGCGTGCCCGAAACGGGGGGTGCGTCTTCTGAGCAGACCCCAGAAGCGATACAAGAGATTCTCGGCACGCCGAATCAGGATCTCGATCAGGCGCTTGCGAAGACGATTCGAATCATCCAGCTCCGAGAGGGTGTTCGTGACGAGAATGGGTGGGTGGCCGTCGAAGACGTCGACGCTGAACTGCGAGCATGCTTCGAGGGAGTAGATAGCGATCCACCGGACTACGATGTGCTCGCGGACATCCGTGAGCGGTCGCGGCTGCTCGATGTCGAGCTTGATACAGCCACCGACGAACTGCTGGTCCGCCTGACCGACGTTGGAGAGACAGCGGCAGCGCCGGACACCGGCGACACGAGAGCATCGGGGAGTGAGGCACACGATGCGGCGTTACTGGAAATCGAGGCTGCGCTCACGGCACTCGGATGTCGCGTTACGATCCTCACGCAGGATGGTAACGAACGGCCAGATGCGAAAGCAACGCATCCTGACCTCGACGAGACGTTTGCTATCGAGGCCGAGACTACAACGCCAGAAAACCCGGTGAAGGTACTTACGAACCTCAGAAAAGCGCAGGACGCTGGTCACGTCCCGTTGTTCGTGGTCCGCCCCGGCGAGACGGAAACCTACTGGGCCGAACGGGTCGAGCGGATTCTGTCGCCACCGGTTCAGCAGCTCGCCAGCGGCGAAACCCGATTTTACACCCACGACGAGCATCTCACCTTCAACGGTGGTGCGACCGAACAAGGTGGCGTAACGGCGGTCAGACCTACGGTAGGCGAGACGGACTCTAGCCGAACCGTCTGGGCGCGGGAAGAGGATGACCTTGTACTCAGAGGTGGTGATGGGACCGAGTACACGCATTTCTCAACGCTCGCAGATGCATCGAAAGACCGCGTCCCTGCCATCTACAGCTACGACCATGCAGCCGATGAGTACGTCGTGTATGAGCATGGTGAGCAGCATGTCTACGACACGAAGGCGGCGTTCGAGGCGGACTGGGTGCGCATCAAGAAACCATTCGTTCCTGACGCTGAACTCCCAACGCCCGAATACAGCCCTGAGTCGTACGCTATCGTCATCCTTCCAGAAGAGGGTGAGCCGGTCGTATACTCTGACGGAGAAACACACCCCCTAGAGACACTATTCGAGACAGTGACATCGAGCAGAGATGTGGGATTTGCGGACCAGCAGAGTGAGACTGCTCAACAAACAAAAGCGCCACAGATCGAGGATATTGCGGATGACCCAGATGCAGTCGTCGAGCGGTTCGCGGATCTCCACCTCATCGAGGACGCTGAAAGCACAGTGGCCGCGGGGGAGGTATACGAGCGATACGAACAATGGGCTGAAAGGAATGATATCGAACCAGACACGAAATCTTGGTTCGCTCGTCGGCTCAGTAATCACGTCACATTCGAGCGGACGACCCAACGCGAAAACGGCGATCCTATTCGATACTATGAGGGACTCGCACTCGATCACCCCGGGAGCGTGGATCAGTAA
- a CDS encoding VirB4 family type IV secretion system protein has product MHNVILQASEAFTQLTEWLLNPTSTEGTAIYLLLVVVLGGIGKLLWDRHTDDDEPEVDFSDVLNEETLKEGHAEGQLLDDISESHKTVTAPAAIEWETRAARVGEQWTTTLYIADYADYPNDGYLSDLFELTDVEFDLTAHITPKNQQRARNELQDIADDLQVDADLEQSVRSAYLQERANEAAATYKAVESGANVFDQGMFVTVRADTREDLRDSVQKVKSALRDDPANLTPKTAICRQDLALQSAAPIGDNVFGRESIALGGAVGALLSSPHNATILEEGGVEFGIHKDNQSPVVIDPFARDNGYAMFTVGDTGSGKSFGSKQNFIRSIEQSKDRIGIILEPLNNWAGVSEALDAKRITVGGTLGLNPLEIRQTPDHVQRAMGDDASPFNEKLDDAMSFLTNFFALRGISLGDRRTTLEHGLKRAYKRNDITDDISTHSNPSPTIRDMMDVFEDMVDDPESFVVRSDEEAGKIREDATWLLDQLRPFEEEGRHANLGKSSEFDIRDEKVIYLDLAQQEGSVDSSTALTMQLLISLVYERAKETDKEVVFVIDEARYIMQDAASLAFLETVFRHHRHHDLSIRLVTQTVDEFFEHAESEAILDQCAVKQFHRLDGMDEEWADEFGLNYAQMRYVQDAVPGSEDAGFSEALVGVDGEWRGIKVEAMPKEKHVIDFDPTEQRRSSLPGADEEAVDTDVQRFRENLDEQVMNENGKSTEETVAQPDGGSEVSDDDA; this is encoded by the coding sequence ATGCATAACGTCATCCTGCAAGCGAGCGAGGCCTTCACCCAGCTCACAGAGTGGTTATTGAATCCAACGTCGACCGAAGGTACGGCAATTTACCTCCTTTTGGTTGTGGTCCTCGGGGGTATCGGGAAACTCCTCTGGGACAGGCACACCGACGACGACGAACCCGAAGTTGACTTCTCGGACGTCCTCAACGAGGAAACGCTCAAAGAGGGTCACGCAGAGGGCCAACTCCTCGACGATATCTCCGAGTCCCACAAGACGGTGACCGCGCCGGCAGCCATCGAGTGGGAGACACGAGCCGCACGGGTTGGCGAGCAGTGGACGACGACGCTGTATATCGCGGACTACGCCGACTACCCGAACGATGGGTACCTGAGCGATCTCTTCGAGTTGACCGACGTCGAGTTCGACCTCACAGCACACATCACCCCGAAGAACCAGCAGCGAGCGCGGAACGAACTGCAGGACATCGCTGACGACCTTCAGGTCGACGCTGATCTCGAGCAGAGTGTCCGCAGCGCGTACCTCCAGGAACGAGCAAACGAAGCGGCCGCGACGTACAAGGCCGTCGAGAGCGGGGCGAACGTCTTCGATCAAGGGATGTTCGTCACGGTACGCGCAGACACCAGGGAGGACCTCAGAGACTCCGTCCAGAAAGTCAAGAGCGCTCTCCGCGACGATCCAGCAAACCTCACGCCGAAAACCGCGATCTGTCGTCAGGACCTCGCCCTGCAGTCGGCTGCTCCGATTGGAGACAACGTGTTTGGCCGCGAATCCATCGCCCTCGGTGGAGCCGTTGGCGCACTGCTCTCATCACCACATAATGCGACCATCCTCGAAGAGGGCGGGGTCGAATTCGGTATCCACAAGGACAATCAGAGTCCCGTCGTCATCGACCCGTTCGCTCGCGACAACGGGTACGCGATGTTCACCGTCGGCGATACTGGATCAGGCAAATCGTTCGGTTCGAAGCAGAACTTCATCCGCTCGATCGAACAGAGTAAGGACCGAATCGGCATCATCCTCGAGCCGCTCAACAACTGGGCAGGTGTCTCCGAAGCCCTCGATGCGAAACGCATCACCGTCGGTGGGACGCTCGGCCTAAATCCTCTGGAGATTCGTCAGACTCCCGATCACGTCCAGCGGGCGATGGGTGATGACGCGAGCCCGTTCAACGAGAAGCTCGACGACGCGATGAGCTTCCTGACGAACTTCTTCGCACTGCGCGGTATCTCGCTCGGTGACCGTCGAACGACGCTCGAACACGGGCTCAAGCGTGCCTACAAGCGCAACGACATCACCGACGACATCTCGACGCACAGCAACCCCAGCCCGACCATCCGAGACATGATGGACGTCTTCGAAGACATGGTCGACGACCCAGAGTCGTTCGTCGTCCGTTCCGACGAGGAGGCCGGGAAGATCCGCGAGGACGCGACATGGCTTCTTGACCAGCTTCGTCCCTTCGAAGAGGAGGGTCGCCACGCCAATCTCGGGAAGTCCTCAGAGTTCGACATCCGTGACGAGAAGGTCATCTACCTCGATCTCGCACAACAGGAGGGCAGCGTCGACAGCAGTACGGCGCTGACGATGCAGTTGCTCATCTCGCTCGTGTACGAGCGGGCGAAGGAGACAGACAAGGAGGTCGTCTTCGTCATCGACGAGGCGCGCTACATTATGCAGGACGCTGCGAGTTTGGCGTTCCTCGAAACTGTGTTCCGGCACCACCGCCACCACGACCTCTCGATTCGGCTCGTCACACAGACCGTCGACGAGTTCTTCGAGCACGCCGAGTCCGAAGCCATCCTCGATCAGTGTGCCGTCAAGCAGTTCCATCGCCTCGATGGGATGGACGAGGAGTGGGCCGACGAGTTCGGGTTGAACTACGCACAGATGCGTTACGTGCAGGACGCGGTCCCCGGCAGCGAGGATGCCGGATTCTCCGAGGCGCTTGTCGGCGTCGACGGCGAGTGGCGCGGCATCAAAGTTGAGGCGATGCCCAAGGAGAAGCACGTCATCGACTTCGACCCGACCGAGCAGCGACGGTCTTCACTCCCCGGCGCTGACGAGGAGGCCGTTGATACTGACGTGCAGCGGTTCCGTGAGAATCTCGATGAGCAGGTGATGAACGAGAATGGAAAATCGACTGAAGAAACAGTGGCACAACCTGACGGCGGCTCGGAGGTGAGCGACGATGATGCGTGA
- a CDS encoding creatininase family protein, with translation MIYNSIGSISTEWAGKPYVAIRETAEANGSLLVVPVGSIEQHGHHLPVATDTILADAVVHGGCKRVEEDIPILVTPPVWIGFSPHHLPFGGTLSLEFEHLKSVLEGIALTAVDNGFDAVCFVNGHGGNASLINAVVSTVGRSTDSEVLGMTYFSLATDEIESLRESGRGGMAHGGEYETSLMLYLRPDLVAEREARRGTLGDEHYEWSDVDLLYGGPLSVYREFNEYSKTGAIGAPELASTEKGERIYEIITTELAALFVAIHEHNV, from the coding sequence ATGATATACAATTCAATAGGGTCAATCAGCACCGAATGGGCCGGAAAACCATACGTGGCCATCCGAGAGACAGCGGAAGCCAACGGCTCACTCCTCGTCGTTCCCGTGGGGAGCATCGAACAACACGGACATCACCTTCCCGTGGCGACCGATACGATCCTCGCCGACGCCGTAGTACACGGTGGTTGCAAAAGGGTCGAAGAAGACATCCCGATACTGGTTACGCCGCCGGTCTGGATAGGGTTCTCGCCGCATCACCTCCCCTTCGGTGGGACACTGTCGCTCGAATTTGAGCACCTGAAGTCAGTCCTTGAGGGCATCGCCTTGACAGCCGTCGACAATGGGTTCGACGCAGTATGCTTCGTAAACGGACACGGCGGCAACGCGTCGCTCATCAACGCCGTCGTCAGTACCGTCGGGAGGTCGACGGATTCCGAAGTCCTCGGGATGACGTACTTCTCGCTGGCAACGGACGAAATCGAGTCCCTTCGAGAAAGCGGAAGGGGGGGGATGGCCCATGGTGGCGAGTACGAGACTTCGCTGATGCTGTACCTTCGGCCGGACCTCGTTGCCGAAAGAGAGGCCCGACGCGGAACGCTTGGAGACGAACACTATGAATGGAGCGACGTTGACCTTCTTTACGGAGGACCGCTATCAGTATACCGGGAATTCAACGAATACTCCAAAACCGGGGCTATCGGTGCGCCGGAGTTGGCTAGCACAGAAAAGGGAGAGCGCATCTACGAGATTATTACAACTGAACTTGCCGCGCTCTTCGTCGCTATTCATGAACACAACGTTTGA